DNA sequence from the Candidatus Kryptoniota bacterium genome:
TCTGGCCGACACGCGTCCAGGAAATCGAAATCACATGCACTGTACCGGATGTAGCGCCGGAGTCGACACCCACTGTCAATTGATGGCCCTCCTGGGTAGTCCAGACGAGCGAATAGCTAGTTGAACTATTTACCAGTGAACCGCCACTATAGATCTTAAAGGTAGTCACTTGATTGGAGCGAAGCGCCTGAAAAGTTCCGTTGGGCAGAGTCAGGGAGCCGTAGGCGTCATACGTGGATGACGTTGTGACCACCTGCATTATGCCGGGGGCGAGAACAACCGTATCCGGCGAGCCGACCGCGACCTCCCCCAAAGAGAGCGGCACATGGAAGGCAAATTTCATCTCGTGCTGAGACAGCGTGGAGTCAATAGCATGCCCGCCGGAAGATCCTGATAAATGTTCTACAAATCCGATCAAGTATAGTGAATCGTTCGAAAGCTCCAGGTATGCGTAGTATGAAAGAGTGACACCCGTGTCGGTCTCAGTGAATGTCTCGGCGTATGTGGCTCCCGGAAAATCGGAGGCAAACGGTGTGGAAGCGGGAGAAACGTTGTCCAGTATAGACGAGTCAAGGACGACAAAGGCGGGGATAGTCCAAGACTGAGCCGCAGAGGTGGATGGAGTTCCGACGTTCATTGTTTCCATGCTGTCGTGATTTGAGTACGTAAAATTCGTTGTTCCGGCCCCAAATAGATTCTGAAGATCCGATACTGTAATTGTGATTTGGGCAAATGCGGCTGATTGAAGAAGCGCAATAACGGTAACAATCATTAAGCCGTAGGTATAGTGTTTCATTGTATTCTCCGATTAATGATTCATAAAAATAAAATCTCTTAATTGCACCAGCCTTTGTCGCGCTATTTTATTAAAATCATTTTTCTGGTTGACACATAACTACCTGCGACCATCCGGTAAAAGTATATGCCGCTCGCAAGCCGACTAGCATCGAACCTGACGCCGTATTTTCCGGCGATCTGTTTTTGATTTACGAGCGTTTGGACTTCTCTTCCCAGAATATCGTAGATCTTCAACGTCACGAAATTGTTAGCCGGTATGTCGTAGCTGATCATTGTAGACGGGTTGAATGGGTTCGGATAGTTCGGGTAGAGCTGGTAGCTCTTTGGGACGTTGCCTGGGGCGGATTTTACAGCGGTCGGGATTTTAAAAGGAGTTATCGAGACCGAGACGTGCGAGGAAGTATACCAGGTTTTTACTAGGCTCGATTCGGTCTCCGTGCTGTCTGCCAGATTATCTCCGACGAAAGCCCATCCGCTATCATTTCCAAAGAAAGAAGCCGTGGTGTATGGAGAGTGCGGATAGGTCAGGAACTCGTTCGTGTATAGATCAATAGCATCTGTAAAAGGAGTGTCTCCACCGAGTGTTGTTGTTGTGCCATCACTATTATAATAAGTGGTGTACCCTGTCGTTATCCCATCGTATTTGATTTGCGATATAAAGCCGAAAGTGGGGACGGTGGCGCTTGGTAATACATACCAGAGAAGTTGCAAGTCGTTTGTGAACTTTTCATGCCTGGAAATCCAACCGCTTGATGTGATGAGACTGTTCATTGTGCTCGTGATGTATTTTTGGGAAGAAAAGACTGAAATACCTCCGCCCCCACCATACATTGCTCTAGTATTAAAGCTGGAGTCCGTTATATCGGCAAGGATGTACTGTTTGAATGTCCCTTTCGACCTAAAGGTTAAATCAAAATAGGAACCACCGGTCTCGGTGCGGCGGGAATTTTCGGACTCTATAATTATCAACTGCCAAATCCTCAATCCGGGATCATTGATCGTCACGACGGCGAACCCTTGCGAGCTTCTCTGCTGGTGCATGGGTGTCGTATACGGGTCATAGATTGCGGTCAGGCCGGCAACATCTGACACGTTATCTGCGGTGAAATTCGCTGTCGCCTCGCCGTTGTCGTCCGTTACGACGCTTGATTGATCGAAGCTGCCATTGCTGCCGCCGATTGTCAGTGTCACGCTTTTCAACGGCGTGCCATCGCAATCATTGACCTGGAAGGTCACCGGAATTGTCTGCAGCGCATTCATTTCTGACTGGGATGGTGTAATGCTTATCTGCGGATCGAGCGCCATGTTGGTGCCATTTTCCACCAGGCTCTTTTGGTATGCCCTGATCTTGCCGAAGACAGGTTCAATGTGCGATACGGTAGAATCCGCTGCCGCCGCTGCGTCTGCGGCGGTCGTGAAATTTCCCTGAGCTGAATCTATCCGTGTCCTGGTGTAGCCATCCTCCAGGTAAACATGGAAGTGATACCGGCCCCCTGAGCTATCGAGCATCGCCCAGATCAAATAGTCGACACCGCCCAACGTTCCGGCGGGAGGTACATCTCCAGCGGAGTTCTTTTCAAGAACTACTTTCATCAGCGAATCCGCCGACGTGTCGGACGGGAAAAAGCTCGTGCCGAAGAACCAATTAACGCAACTTCCCTCCGGGTCGTTGATCGCGATCAAGTCAAGCGCGAAAGTGACATTCTCAAGTGAGGACCAGTTCGATAAAGCCTGATGGCTTGAAGGTGTTGAATAGTCGCCGGTTGTCGAGTCAGGCGGGGGCATGCTCACATTCATCTGAACTCCGTAGATCTCCACTTGTGGCGGGGGACAATTGTCACACTGTGCCATGGCAGTCTTACCTATCGTCAGAAGACTAATTAAAACCGCAAACCTTTTTATAGTCGCCCTCATTTTCATTTCCTCGATCCCTATTCTTAGTGCATGCGTTTTACTTGACCAGCATCAACTTCTTAGTCTGCGAGAAACCACCAGCCTGCAGCCTGTAGAAATAGACTCCGCTCGCGAGCCTGCTCGCGTCGAACCTGACGCCATATTTTCCTGGACTCTGCCTCTGGTTGATAAGCGTTTCGACTTTTCTCCCTAGTAAATCGTAAACCGTCAGACTTACGATAGATGTCGTCGGCACGTCGTAAAAGATCATTGTAGACGGGTTGAACGGGTTCGGATAATTCGGGTACAGATGGAACGTCTTCGGCAAATTGTCGGAAGCGGATTTCACCGCGGTCGGTAATTGGTAGGGCGATATCCCGACGCTGATCATTGCATTATAGATGGCGCGCTTCTGACCCGATGGGGAAACATCGTAGGTACTGTCAACGTGATAATTTCCGCTGAAATGGTAACTTGTTCCGCTGCCTGAAAACGACGAAGTGACTTGAGTCGAAGGAGGATAGGATTGAAACTCCGTCAGGTAAAGACCGAACCCGTCCGTTATCGGATTGGAGCCACTGCCAGAGTTCGAATATCCTGGTTCGTTTTCGCTCGGGACAGGCTTTACTAGATAATACTGGTTCCCTGTAGATTGACCGTCCCACTTGACCTGGGTGGCGAAATAGAAAGTCGGTGGCTGGCCAGGCAGTCGATAGTAGTCTAGATCAAGATCATCTTTATAATTCTCATCGCTGGCAACCCAGCCGGTTGTCACACTGAATCTATTTGTCATGGACCCTCCGCCATCGTAGGCACTAATGTCTTCGAGGGTCTTGTCCGTATTAAAGAGTGTTAAGTCGCCCGAACCTCCGTACACGGCTCTCGCATCTATCGACGAGTCGGTAATCGTCCCGAGGACGTACTGTCTGTAGTTTCCTGATGTTTTAATTTGCTGTTGTTCGTACTCATATGTACGAGTCCCGACATTGTCCGTACTATCAAAGTAGTACAAGTAGGATTGGTCCTCCGACTCGGTGATGGTGTATTGCCATATCAGTAGTCCCGGATTATCGATCGTAACAACAGCGTCTCCGTGTGAGCCTCTTTGTTTGTGCATGGGTGTGGTGTAGGGATAGCACACGGCAGTCAGGTTGGCTACTCCAGGTGAACTGCCCGCTGTAAAATTCGCAGTGGCCTGACCGCTTTGGTCTGTTACGACGGAAGATTGGTCGAAGGATCCCTCACTCCCGCCAATGTTCAGAGTGAAACCGTTGAGCGGCGTTCCATCGCAGTCGGTCACCTCAAACGTTACCGGGATCGATTGAAGGATATGCATGTCCGCCTGAGACGGAGCGATGGTGATCTGTGCGCTTAGGGCCATGTTGGATGTCATGTTCCGAAGATTCGTCTGGTACTCTCTGATTTTATCGAAAACTGGTTCTATAGAGGCAATAGCCGTGTTTGCTGCACCTACAGCGCCGCTTGCGCCGGAAAAGTCGGCGGACCCTGTTGCTATTCGCTCCCTGGTGTATCCGTCCTCGAGATAAACATGGAAATGATACGCGCCGCCCGAGCTGTCCATAGTGGCCCGAATCAAATAGTCGACCCCCCCGAGAGCTCCTGTAT
Encoded proteins:
- a CDS encoding T9SS type A sorting domain-containing protein, which gives rise to MKHYTYGLMIVTVIALLQSAAFAQITITVSDLQNLFGAGTTNFTYSNHDSMETMNVGTPSTSAAQSWTIPAFVVLDSSILDNVSPASTPFASDFPGATYAETFTETDTGVTLSYYAYLELSNDSLYLIGFVEHLSGSSGGHAIDSTLSQHEMKFAFHVPLSLGEVAVGSPDTVVLAPGIMQVVTTSSTYDAYGSLTLPNGTFQALRSNQVTTFKIYSGGSLVNSSTSYSLVWTTQEGHQLTVGVDSGATSGTVHVISISWTRVGQTQTAVNKSVGQPVDFALAQNYPNPFNPTTKINYQVAALSHVSLKIYNTLGQEVATLVNDTKGPGAYSVNFDASRFSSGLYFYRLVSGTNVAAKKMLLIK
- a CDS encoding T9SS type A sorting domain-containing protein, encoding MRATIKRFAVLISLLTIGKTAMAQCDNCPPPQVEIYGVQMNVSMPPPDSTTGDYSTPSSHQALSNWSSLENVTFALDLIAINDPEGSCVNWFFGTSFFPSDTSADSLMKVVLEKNSAGDVPPAGTLGGVDYLIWAMLDSSGGRYHFHVYLEDGYTRTRIDSAQGNFTTAADAAAAADSTVSHIEPVFGKIRAYQKSLVENGTNMALDPQISITPSQSEMNALQTIPVTFQVNDCDGTPLKSVTLTIGGSNGSFDQSSVVTDDNGEATANFTADNVSDVAGLTAIYDPYTTPMHQQRSSQGFAVVTINDPGLRIWQLIIIESENSRRTETGGSYFDLTFRSKGTFKQYILADITDSSFNTRAMYGGGGGISVFSSQKYITSTMNSLITSSGWISRHEKFTNDLQLLWYVLPSATVPTFGFISQIKYDGITTGYTTYYNSDGTTTTLGGDTPFTDAIDLYTNEFLTYPHSPYTTASFFGNDSGWAFVGDNLADSTETESSLVKTWYTSSHVSVSITPFKIPTAVKSAPGNVPKSYQLYPNYPNPFNPSTMISYDIPANNFVTLKIYDILGREVQTLVNQKQIAGKYGVRFDASRLASGIYFYRMVAGSYVSTRKMILIK
- a CDS encoding T9SS type A sorting domain-containing protein, producing MKTIINLVRVMIIMLAVSECARAQCDNCPPPQVVIYGMQLNVPIPSPDDSTTGSYTTTASQQAFLNWVALGDVFVPLSGIANNDPEANCVRWSQGSLANQLATLPDSLVRIHLQNYWTGDVPDTGALGGVDYLIRATMDSSGGAYHFHVYLEDGYTRERIATGSADFSGASGAVGAANTAIASIEPVFDKIREYQTNLRNMTSNMALSAQITIAPSQADMHILQSIPVTFEVTDCDGTPLNGFTLNIGGSEGSFDQSSVVTDQSGQATANFTAGSSPGVANLTAVCYPYTTPMHKQRGSHGDAVVTIDNPGLLIWQYTITESEDQSYLYYFDSTDNVGTRTYEYEQQQIKTSGNYRQYVLGTITDSSIDARAVYGGSGDLTLFNTDKTLEDISAYDGGGSMTNRFSVTTGWVASDENYKDDLDLDYYRLPGQPPTFYFATQVKWDGQSTGNQYYLVKPVPSENEPGYSNSGSGSNPITDGFGLYLTEFQSYPPSTQVTSSFSGSGTSYHFSGNYHVDSTYDVSPSGQKRAIYNAMISVGISPYQLPTAVKSASDNLPKTFHLYPNYPNPFNPSTMIFYDVPTTSIVSLTVYDLLGRKVETLINQRQSPGKYGVRFDASRLASGVYFYRLQAGGFSQTKKLMLVK